The nucleotide sequence TCACCAATCGCCTCCAAGAGGGCAAGCGTCCTCTATATGCTGTTGTTTTCAACTTCATCGACTCCCGCTACTTCAACGTTTTCGCCACAGTTGGTGGCAATCGGgttctcttcctttttcaatttttttccattcAATTCTAACATAACCTTTTTTCTTTGCACTCAAAAGTTTCAATCTTTAACCCTTTTTCTTCTTCGTTTATTAGGTTACTATTTATCAATGCCTTCAAGGAGGAGTTATTGCTGTATTGCAGTCTTTTGTAGATGATGATGTAAGGCAACACCCTACTCTCTTCCGTGTCTAAcattttgcatttttgtttatttggtCTCTACCACCACTTTGATTGTGGtgtttattattgttgttgttgttgtgttgttgttactattattaaaaaaaaggaacaaagtGGGTcaattttaatctattttttatgtagaCCAGAAGGATGAATCTTTTTATACAGTAAGCTGGGCATGCAATACCAATGGGGCTCCACTTGCTGTGGCTGGAGGAGTCAATGGTATAATTCGAGTCATTAATGGTAGCGATGAGAAGTTACACAAGGTATTTCTGCAGTAACAATAACTTGTTAGTTTGGAGTTTTGTGGTAACTATTGCTAGCTAAATGccttaaattaatttgttttgattcaataatatttaaagGTATTAGTAATGTAATTCTCATTGCTCCTTGAAATGACACCCTTCTCCCTACAGAGTTTTGTTGGCCATGGGGACTCCATAAATGAAATCAGGACTCAAGCGATGAGGCCAGCACTTGTGATATCTGCTAGCAAAGTAAATAACACCTCTCTCTGTTATTTCATTAACTAAAGAagcatttatctttttcatacaATAACTTATAAGGTTGACCAGGATGAGTCTGTTCGATTATGGAATGTTCACACTGGAGTATGTGTTTTGATATTTGCTGGAGCTGGAGGACACCGTAATGAAGTCTTAAGTATTGTGAGTGTATTATGGATCTAATATATCACCCCTTTGACTTgataaattaacaaattatgGTAATAATCGAAGTTTTGACATTTGGTTACTAGCTCGAGTAACTTCTATTTCTTACTGTAGGATTTTCATCCATCAGATATATTTAAGATTGCCAGTTGTGGCATGGATAATACTGTTAAGATATGGTCTATGAAGGGTAAGGCATTTAGTTTCATGTCGGCGGCTATTATTCCATTGGTTGCTTGTGTTTATCCTGATATATCTTATAGTTGAGTTTCACCATATCTCCCATAATGTAATTGATGGTATCCGTACCATatagaaaagatgaaagctatATCAGGAAAAGTCACATGATTTTCCTCCAAAAATATTATGACTTTTTAAACACTATCCAGTTATCACATTCCAAAAGTATAAATTTGTAAAATCCGTGCACTCTTACTACCACATAGAGTCAATCTCAAAATTCGTTTTAACTATGAAGGGATACAGGTTTTAAATTGACAACAGTGGTAGTGTACCTAATGTATTGTCTTTTTCATTGTAAACCATTGTTACCTTCATGTTATTGCAGATTTCTGGGGCTATGTAGAACAATCATTCACATGGACAGATATCCCTTCTAAGTTTCCCACAAAATATGTGCAGTTTCCTGTAAGTAACAGTTTATTTTAATCACtgaatcacatatatcatgtaTCTTGTCTAATATTATCTAATTTCATTTTCAGATATTCAATGCTTCAGTTCATACAAATTACGTTGATTGTACTAGATGGTTGGGGGAATTTATCCTCTCAAAGGTGAGTGTTTGCTCATTCCAGTGTCAGTCTACTTGCCGTTGGAAAGAGTTTGATTTTCTGTAGTAAAAATGTTCCTAGCTGAAATTTACATGATTCCCATTACTGTTTACACAACCTTTATGATGCCAAATAGAAACAGTAATCAGAATCATGAAAACAAGGAATATTGGATTTCAATTAGAAGTTGGAACCTGGTTtaagtttggaaaatggtatGCTTCAATGGTATCAGCCTCACGAATCAGTTATAAATCAGCAACTTCCAATGCTATTACTAAACAGAAAACAAATTTTGACCATTTTTTGGTATCACTTTGGTACTCAGTACATGGGAATTATTGGAACTTTATTGGACTTGGTAGACATGCAacttatttgattcaaattcaTGTATCTATATATTTTCCTTTTCGTTTGGTTTAAGcattctttcttttcctctGCAACCCTTCAATAAAGtaattaaaagtaatttaatagTTGGAAGAGAGAAAGTTGAGGCATTAGGTGAGTCCATTTTGGTGATAACTTGGCCATGAGTCAGTGATTTGAATATTCTCTGGTTTCACGAAGTTATACGTTATGTTTCCAGAGTGTTGACCATGAAATTATCTTGTGGGAACCAAAAGTGAAGGAACAATCTCCAGGGGAGGTTAGTTAGAACTATCATCTGTTTCTTAACATTCCTATGGATGAAGTTTTGTTTTAGCTTCAGCCTTTTCATTGTTTGGGTGTTCAGGGCGCAGCCGACATACTTCAGAAATACCCCGTTCCCGAATGTGATATATGGTTCATCAAATTTTCTTGTGATTTCCATTTCAAGGCATGTGCAATAGGTAATGGTAACTAATtgcaaaaatttcatattttaattttttttcttctttctaactTACAGCATTAGTCCGATATTGACAAGAGGTATTTGCATAGCACATTTTGTTCATTGCAGATTTGTAACAATTCTAACTAATATTTTGTTGGcacattttgaattttgtgCTTTTACTGTGTTCTTATtccgttttttctttttcttttggatctGCAGGCAACAGGGAAGGGAAGATTTTTGTTTGGGATTTGCAGTCAAGTCCTCCTATTCTTAATGCGAAGTTAGTTTTCTAAATATTTGTGTTATTGGATTTGTATTCGATCAAATTTTTATGCTAAGTGTGAGCTACCTTCAGGTTGGTGCATGCTCAATCAAAATCTCCAATCAGGCAAACTGCTCTGTCCCATGATGGAAGGtgatttcttcatatttttggtgaTGCTACTCATAAGTTTGATGCAGTAATTTCTTTAATTGTTATCCTCTTTTTGTTATGTTGCAGTACTATTTTATGTTGCTGCGACGATGGAACAATATGGCGCTGGGATGATGCAAACTCCGAAGCTTAACTTATTTTCATGCACTATCAATATAATGTGCACAATATGTAATCCAACATGAGCTTTCTGGTTTATGGATTTGACTAGTCATGGACACGAGAACCTGGTTTATCGAGTTTACTCAATCTATTGTGTGGatatatcatttttatgttgtaagtttattaaataaaatgtttatcGAGAACTTTTTTGGTTAACATCCATTTTGAATATAAAAGAGACATATAAGGAGAAGTGCAATGCATTACTTGCaatgaatcaaatgttcagATTCATTTTAGTGTTGAAATTGATTGTCTACTATCAAAATATGATTGTCTCCCTCATACTACAActgttaaaatattattacaaatGCACATAGCAACATTATTTCATATGTTGGTAATATTTTCGAATATTGGTATTGtttacaaataatattttcCTGTAAAAAACAACTAAGATGTAATTAATAACTCTAACAGAGGGAACAAGTCCTTTGTTTATTTCTTGACTAGTAAATATTTAATAAGTAGTGCtctcattagtttttttttcaaggacAAAGAATCACTTTTCCAgttcacaaaacaaaaaacaaatacttTTCCAAACATAGTTGGTTCAAAATGCATCTTTATATAAATAAagcatattaattaattattacttGCATATATATCAATGATATATTATATAGTACCATTTTACTCCTTAAACAGTTTTGAAGCAGCACCTTTGTCTAAGTACCATTTCAATTCCCCTTCAAGAGGTGAAACCTTTTCAACAGGCAACATAACAGTTTGCTTCTCATCCTCAAGTGCAGTGTAAACTGCGGTCGATTTACCTGCACCAGTCACCACCATTGCTACATTGGAAGAAGCATTGATCACTGGAAAAGTGAAAGTAATTCTCTCTGATGGTGGTTTTGGTGAGTCAGTGAGGAAAGTAACCCATTTCTGATCCTCTTGGAGAAGAGCATGACCTGGGAATAAAGATGCAACATGTCCATCCGGACCCATACCTAGGAGCATGAGATCAAATTTTGGTAATCCATTGGTTGATGTAGATATCACATTGCTTGTAACCAAACGTCTTAGGGTTGTTTCATAA is from Medicago truncatula cultivar Jemalong A17 chromosome 1, MtrunA17r5.0-ANR, whole genome shotgun sequence and encodes:
- the LOC25482354 gene encoding polycomb group protein FIE1, producing MVKLFSLGTEPVVGNLNSSRKKEYRVTNRLQEGKRPLYAVVFNFIDSRYFNVFATVGGNRVTIYQCLQGGVIAVLQSFVDDDKDESFYTVSWACNTNGAPLAVAGGVNGIIRVINGSDEKLHKSFVGHGDSINEIRTQAMRPALVISASKDESVRLWNVHTGVCVLIFAGAGGHRNEVLSIDFHPSDIFKIASCGMDNTVKIWSMKDFWGYVEQSFTWTDIPSKFPTKYVQFPIFNASVHTNYVDCTRWLGEFILSKSVDHEIILWEPKVKEQSPGEGAADILQKYPVPECDIWFIKFSCDFHFKACAIGNREGKIFVWDLQSSPPILNAKLVHAQSKSPIRQTALSHDGSTILCCCDDGTIWRWDDANSEA